The genomic DNA ATCAAGAGGGACTGTCCGGTCGAGCCTGTCGCGCCGCTGTTGATCGTCTTGGGCACGACGAGCTGCGCAACGAAGCCGACAGCGTAAAGAAAAGTCCCGAAGAAGATGAGATAAGCGAGCACGCCGTAGCCAAGCACGAAGCTTCGTGCCGCCAGCGCGCTTGTGGTCTGAGCTGGTCCGTTATGCAGGGTGATGGACATGATAAAGTTCCGATCTTGTGGTGGACATTGAATGGCTGAGTTGGGGGCGTGCCACTGTTGCCTTCGTCACATTGCAAGGACTGTCGGGACCATGGGCGCCTTGCATTTGCCGGGGCTTTTCCGGGCGTTTGCGGCACTCGCCGCCTCGGGCCGAAGGTCGTCTGACGTCGTTGCGGCCGAAGCCAGAACCAGCGACATCATGATGGCGCCGATTGTCCCGGTCGCCAGCGCAGCGGTTCTCAACTTGAAATTTCCGAGCATGGAAATCTTGAAATCGGAGGTCCTGACTTCGGCCTCGGGTTGGATGAAGGAATTCATGACTATGTCCTCGAAATGAAATCGTTGTGGGGAATGCAAATGCTCTGCAGCGTGTCTCGAGCCGTGCTGTGGTCGTTGGCTGTGGTGCTGCACCCCTTCGCGAACTGCATTGCGGCCTTCTCGCGGTTCGCCAGCATGCTGGCGACAGACCGATTGATGAGCCGGCGAAGCCGCAGCAGGATGGCGGCGAGATGTCGCTGCAAAGGGCTTGGCGCGGGCGGCGCCTGAGACTGAACGGACATTTCCTTATCCTTTCGCGGAATCACGAGACGATGACGGCGCCCGCGCTGATTGCTATTCGGCGGCAGCCGTCTGCGGTGTGGGATCGTCGCGGACGACCACGGTCGTGGCGACCTTGTAGAATTCCTCGCCCGGCATGCCGACGCGCCGCGCATGCTCGCGGATCGACTCCCCGTCGCGCGCTTCGTAGATGCAGAAGGTGCCGATGCGCCCGTCGGCCTCATGGACCACGTAGCTGCGGATCCAACGGACGCGGTCGGACATCTGTTCGTTGCCGATCCGCGCGGACTTCGCGCCGGCGGCTTCCAGTTCGTTCAGGTTCGCCCAGGCGCTCGGGCGGCGAATGACATAGAGTTCCATCAAACATCTCCTCAGGGGTTGTCGCCTGCGGGTCGGGAGCGACCCAGGCCGTGAGGAGCTATAGGCGCGGCTAGCGCTGACCGTCCTTACCGTGGGCTGATCATTGCCTGATCCTTGTCTGAACCTTTTCGACCTTGCCAGGACTTAACGATATGACCCTCAGGTTTGGACCCTTCGAGCTCGATGAAGAGGGCCGTGCGCTCATCCATGCGCAGCGGGAAGTCCCGTTGCAGCCGCGTGTGTTCGATCTGCTGGTCTACCTGACCCGCAACCGCGACCGGGTCGTCACCAAGGCAGAGCTGCTTGATACCCTGTGGCCTGATGTCACCGTCACCGACAATTCCTTGCAACGTGCGGTGAGCATGCTGCGTGGCGTGCTGCGCAAGGGTGGCATGGATGGCGCCGTCCGGAATATGCCGGGCAGGGGTTATCGTTTCTGTATCGAAGGCGTATCGGAGCTGCAGGTTGCCGCTCCCGGGGCGAGGGATGAGCAAGCTCCGGACCTGCGGGCGCAAGCGCAGCGTGCCGCTGCCGCGCAAGCCTGGGACGAAGCCGCAGCACTGTTCGAGGCCGTCGATGCCGTTCAACCGCTCGAGGGCGCGGACTTGCATCAATGGGCGCTGGCCCTGCAGTGCACCGGCAAGGCCGATGCAGCCCTTCCGCTCTTGGCTCGCGCAGTTGCCGCCCATACCAGAGCCGGCAAGGTGCCGCTGGCTGTCGTCGATGCCGTCACGCTCTCCGGCTTGCACTTCGAGCGCGGCCAGGCGGCGATTGCCAAGGGCTGGCTGGCACGGGCGGAGGATTGGGCCTCCGAAGTCGAGGATCCCGCCACGACTGCGCTTATTCTCTGGATGAAGTCGAAGGTCGCGGCGTTCGAAGGCGAGCCCGAACAGGCGCTTTCGCTTGCCGATGTCGCGTACAGCACGGTCCGGCACAAGAACGCTCTTGGCATCGAGGCCCTGAGTCTTGCTTATCGCGGGTTCTACCGGCTGTGTCTGGGCGATACACGCGCAGGACTGGCGGATCAGGACCTCGCCGCTGCGATGGCACTCTCCAGCGGCGATATCGATCCAATCATTGGAGGCATCCTCTACTGCAACATCCTGTGGGCGGCGCGGATGTTCGGGGATTGGGCGAGGGCCGACCAGTGGACGCTGGGCTATCAGAAATATTGCACCGAGAGCGGGATGGAATTAACCGGCTCCTGCCAGCTTCATCGGTCGGAAGTCCTTGGCGTCAGGGGCTCGCTCGGCGAAGCCCTGTCGCGCATTCAAGATTCGCTGGCGCGGCTGACCAGTGATGCACCATGGGCGACCGGCGATGCCAATCGCGTGCTCGCTGACATTCAGGCTGCGATCGGGAATGACGACGCCGCGTTCGAGGCCTACGAAAAGGCCTATGCCCTCGGTTGGTGTCCCGAGCCCGGCCGCGCCATGCTCTTGCTGGAACGTGGCGAAGCCGAAGCCGCCTACAGCAGTCTCGAGCGTAGCTTGATCGGAAAATCCTGGTGGACCCTGCAGCGGCGAGGAATATTGTTCGCGCATCTGGCGCTTGCCGCCGCGCATACAGGCCGCCATGAGCAGGCCCGGGAGCTGATCGAAGAGCTTTCCGGAAGTCCCGACCGATGGCCGATGCCGTCGATCCGGGCATTGACGAATGAAGCGCAGTCGGTGCTCGCGCACGCGCGCGATGACTATGAGGCAGCGCTGCGACATCTGCATCTCGCCCGGCAATTGTGGTCGAGCATCGACGGGCGAGTGCAGGCCGTCAGGTTGAGATTGCGGATCGCGAAGCTGCAATTGGCTCATGATGACGTGCGAGGCGCATCGGCGGAGATCCACGCAGCCCAGCTTGCGGCTGGCGAACTCGGTTCGCGGAAGTTCGAGGCTGCGTGTGCGGCTTTGCGAGGCGAGGCCGATACGCGAGCGACGGGACGAGCTGCCTAGCGACCGTCGCGATACTTGCCCAGCCTTGTCAGCGGCATAGATTTTTCGTTCAGGTCAGCGCGCGCCGCCGCTTGCTTTGGTGTCCCATCCCTTGATGTGGATCAATGGTGCTCCTGTCTTTTGGCTTTCGATCTGCAATCGTAATTCAGCAACGGTTGTGTTGATGACGACGCAAGGACGGTAGCGAAGTCACGACAATGAAACTCAAATTGTCAGTTGCAATACTCGCGATGATCGTCTCCAGACCGGCGCAAGCCGCGACGCTCACCGACGCCGAGGCGGCGTTCCTCGATCAGATGGTCATCGCATCTGTGGTGCTGGAACAGCGATGTGACGGTTACGAGGTTGATGGCAGCGGCAGCGTTCAGCTCGGCGCCCGGCTGCTCGGCAGTCCGGATGCGGCGATGGCCATGATCGACGCCTATGCCGCGGCCATCAAGGCCCGCGATGGCGAGAGCTACGATCCCGCCAAATTCCGTCCCGAAGTGTCCGATGCGGCCAGCAGAACGTTCAGGCATGTTCGGACGGACTTGATCAGGAACCCAAAAAGGGCCTGCGCCGAATATGGCGAGGCGAGCGTGGATCGCGGGTTGTTGAGGCGGTATTGAAGGGGTCTTCGGCGTCATTCTAACCGCAGCTCGACCGATCTACGCGCGAGCTCCTCCAATCCGCGCCAGATAATCCTTCTTGCTGAACTGCATGTGGTCCACGCACAGCTGCGCCAGCGCCCAGCTGTCGCGGCCCCGCAGGAGCTCGATCATCATCTCGTGCTGACGACGTGATTGTGCGAGGCCGTCGCGATCGGCGAGGTTCTTCGCCCGCATCGGTAGTGTCAGGTTCATGTAGTCCTGCAGCGAGCGCACCAGATAGGGATTGCCGCAGGCGGTGAACAGCGCGAGGTGAAAGGCATCGTTGGCTTCATGGATGCCGCGCAGGTCCTGCGCATCCGCCTTGGCGCAATATTGCCGTTGCAGCGCGGTCAGCTCGTCGATCAGGCCCTGCGGCGCGGGCAGGGGGATCATCAGCGCGGCCTGCCGGGTCAGCATCTCCCGGACCTCGTAGATCTGCCGGACCTCCTCGGCCGAGTAGAACCGCACGGTGGCGCCGACATTCCTCTCGCGACGGACGATGCCGCGTCGTTCCGCGTCCACCAGCGCCTGGCGCACGAAATGGCGTGAGGTGCCGTAACGCGACATCAGCGCGTCCTCGGTCAGGCGCGCTCCCGGCGCGAGGCGGCCGAAGATGATGTCCTCCTCCAGCCGCGCGACGACGTTGTCCGGATCGTCGCGCCGGACGGGCATGCTGTCTGCGGTATGAATGTCGGACATGCCCTCGGCCTCCGGCTGCGGCCGGTCTGCCCTGTGGAGCAGGGACAAGGCAGATTGTCAATAATCCAAGTCCGTAGAGGTGTCCCAGGCGCGAAAATGCGACAATATGGACCAATCTTATTGACAATCAGGACGCAGGCTGTACCACAATGGCAAATTGAGGAGTGGCATGATGACGAGTGGGTTGCGCAAGGGTCTGACGAGCTATGGCGATGCCGGCTTCTCGCTGTTCCTGCGCAAGGCGTTCATCAAGGCCATGGGCTATTCCGACGACGCGCTGGAGCGCCCCATCGTCGGCATCACCAACACCTATAGCGACTACAATCCCTGCCATGGCAACGTTCCGCAGATCATCGAAGCCGCCAAGCGCGGCGTGATGCTGTCGGGCGCGATGCCGTTCGTGTTCCCGACCATCTCGATCGCCGAGAGCTTTGCGCATCCGACCTCGATGTACCTGCGCAATCTGATGGCGATGGACACCGAGGAGATGATCCGCGCCCAGCCGATGGATTCGGTGATCGTGATCGGCGGCTGCGACAAGACGCTGCCGGCGCAGGTCATGGCCGCCATCAGCGCCGACCTGCCGACCGTGGTCATTCCGGTCGGCCCCATGGTGGTCGGCCATCACAAGGGCGAAGTGCTGGGGGCCTGCACCGACTGCCGCCGTCTCTGGGCCAAATACCGCGCCGGCGAAATGGACGATTCCGAGATCGAGGCGGTGAACGGGCGTCTGGCGCCGTCGGTCGGCACCTGCATGGTGATGGGCACCGCCTCGACCATGGCCTGCATGATCGAAGCAATGGGCCTGTCGCTGCCGATGAGCGCGACGATTCCCGCGCCGCATGCCGAGCGTTTCCGTCTTGCCGAGGCCAGCGGCAAGGTCGCCGCCGAGATGGCCAAGACCAAGGGGCCGAAGCCGAGCGAGCTGCTGACACCGGCGTCTTTCAAGAACGCGCAGGTGGTGCTTCAGGCCATCGGCGGCTCGACCAACGGCCTGATCCATCTCACCGCGATGGCGCATCGCTCGCCGCATCGGCTCGATCTCGGAGTGTTCGACCAGATCGGCCGCGAGGTGCCGGTGCTGGTCGATCTCAAGCCGTCGGGCGAGCACTACATGGAGCATTTCCATCACGCCGGCGGCGTACCAAAACTGCTCGCGCAGCTCGGCGACCTCGTCGATCTCGACGCCAGGACGATCTCGGGCCAGACGCTGCGCGATGTCGTCGCCAATGCCGAGGACGTGCCAGGGCAGGACGCCATCCGCTCGCGCGACAATCCGATCAAAAAGGAAGGCGGCCTCGCCGTGTTGCACGGCAACCTCGCGCCGCGCGGCGCCGTCATCAAGCAGTCGGCTGCGAGCCCCAAGCTGCTCAAGCATACCGGCCGCGCGGTGGTGTTCGAATCCGTCGAGGACATGACCTTGCGCGTCGACGATCCCGATCTCGATGTCACCGCCGACGACGTGCTGGTGCTGCGCAATGCCGGCCCCAAGGGCGCGCCCGGCATGCCGGAGGCGGGCTATCTGCCGATCCCGAAGAAGCTCGCGCGTGGCGGCACCAAGGACATGGTGCGCATTTCGGACGCGCGCATGAGCGGCACGGCGTTCGGCACCATCGTGCTGCACATCACCCCGGAATCCGCCGTAGGCGGGCCGCTGGCACTGGTGCAGAACGGCGACATGATCAGCCTGGACGTGGCCAAGCGCAGCATCGAGCTGCTGGTCGACGCGGCCGAGCTGGAGCGGCGCCGTGCTGCGCTAAAACCGGCTGCGGCGCCGGAGGAAGCACGCCGCGGCTACGCCTGGCTGTTCAACGAGACCATCATGCAGGCCGACGAGGGCTGCGATTTCGATTTCATGCAGAGGACTGGGAAGACCGAGACGAGCTGACCGAACGACGAACGCTCAGACCGCTTAAAGCGGCGGGCGATACAACAGGGGGAAACGATGATTGCACGATCCATGCCGAGATTCTTCCATGGGTTGACGGCCGCGGCCGCCATGCTTGTCGTCACCGGAGCGGGGGCACAGGAGGTGAAGCATTATCGCTTCGCCTATGACCAGCCGCGCAATACCGGCTATTCCATCGCGGGTGACCTGTTTGCCGAGAAGCTCAAGGAATTGAGCAAGGGCACCATGATCATCGATCAATATCCCGGTGCACAGCTCGGGCAGGAGCCACAAGTGCTCCAGCTCGTGAAAGCCGGCGACGTCGAATTCTCGATCATCTCCTCCGCCAACACGGCGACGATCTCGCCGCAGGCTGGCGTGATGTCGCTGCATTATCTGTTCCGTGACGAGAACCACGTCGTCAAGGGGCTGGCCGATCCCCGCGTGTTCGAAGCGCTCAAGACCATGATCGACGAGACCACGCAGGGCCTGCATGTGATCGCGACCGGCTCGCAGGGCGTGCGCCACATGTACGCCAGGAAAGAGATCCGCAACGTGGGCGACATCAAGGGCGCGAAGATCCGCGTGCAGGCGACCGCAACCGAGGACACCATGTTCCCGGCCTATGGCGCCCAGACCGTGCACATGCCGTTCGGCAGCGTCTACACCAGCTTGCAGACCGGTGTCGTCGACGTCGCCGAGAACAGCATCAACGTCTATCTCGTCAACAAGCACTACGAAGTTGCGCCGGTCCTCAACATCACCGAGCACGAGGCCAACAACGCGCTGGTGTTCATCTCCGACAAGCTCTGGCAGAGCCTGTCTGCCGAGCAGAAGGGCTGGGTGCAGGCCGCGGCCAACGAGGTCAGCACCAAGGAGCCGCAGAAGGCGTTCGACCTCGAGCGCAGCGCGGCCGAGAAGCTGAAGAAGATGGGCGTGAAGATCGTCGACAACGTCGACAAGAAGAGCTTCACGGCGATCGCCGATCCCTATCTCGACAAGCTCGCCAAGGAGCTCGGCCCGCACGCCGAGAAGATCAAGGATTTGATCCGGTCGATCAACTGACCGCCAAGAAGGTCGTCATGCCCGGGCGGAAGCGCGAAGCGCGTCTTCGCGCCAGGTGTCCCGGGCATCCACGTTCTTCCTTCGAGTCCGCGCCGAGTGCGTGGATGGCCGGCACAAGCCCGGCCATGATGGAAAGCCGCAGCCGGGAACAATCATGGCCATCGCCGACAAACTGCTCGTGCAACGCCAACGCCATCTCAAATGGCGCGCGCTCGACTGGCTCGAGCTCGCCCTGATGATCCTCTGCGGCGTGCTATGCTTCGGCTTCTCGCTGTCGGTCACCGCCGACATCGTCACCCGCACCATCGGCCATCCCTGGCTTTGGCTGCAGGAGGTGACCTCGACGCTGTTCATCTATGCGATCTTCGTCGGCACGGCCGCGGCGACGCGCCGCAACGACCATCTCTATCTCACCGCGATCTCCGAGGCGATGCACGGCACCTCGCGGCTGATCGTCGAGGTCATCATCCGCATCGTGGTGCTCGGCGTCGCCTTCTGCCTCGTCTGGTACGGCTATCAGAATTATCTGCGCGGCTTCGGCAGCTTTCGGCTGCCGTCGGGCACGCCGATCGCCTCGCTCTATGCGATCATTCCGTTGTCAGGCGTGCTGATCGGCTTGTTCACCATCGAGCAGCTCGTCAACGGCCTGCGCAACGGCTTTGACCATCCCGAGCCGCCCGAGGAGGACGGAACGCCAGTCGTCACCGACGCGCAGGCGAGGGCTCAGCTATGAGCGCACCTGTTGTCCTGACCTTGATGACGTTCTGCTTCCTGTTCTTCGGCTATCTGGGCGTGCCCGTGCCGTTCTCGCTGATGGCGGGTGTCTTCGTCGGCGCGCTGCTGTCGGATGTTTCGCTCGCCGCGATCATTCAGAAGATCTTCGACGGCGTGGACTCCGAGGCGCTGCTGGCGATCCCGTTCTTCCTGTTGGTCGGCGAGCTCATGAGCTCCGCCAACGTCGTTGTGCGAATAGCCAATCTCTCGGTATCGCTGGTCGGCCATATCAGGGGCGGGCTGTCGCAGGTCGTGGTCGTCTTCAGCATGTTCTTCTCGGAGATGTCGGGCTCGACCACCGCCGACGTCGCCGTGATGAGCCGCGCGCTGGGCGGCCCGATGAAGCGCGAGGGCTATGAGCCTGCCTTCATCGCCGCCATCATTGCCTCGGCCTCGACGATTGCAGCTTTGGTGCCGCCGAGCATCACCGCGGTGGTCTATGGCGCCGTCGGCAACGTCTCGATCGCCGGCCTGTTCATGGCCGGCGTCGTGCCGGGCCTGATGATCGGCTTCGGTTTGATGATCTATTGCTATTTCTTCGGCCCCTCGGGCCTGCGCAAGCCCCGCGCGCCGCTGCGCCAGGTGGTGTTCGCGGCTGGCGATGCGGCGCTGCCGCTGATGATCCCGGTGATCCTGCTCGGCGGCATCCTGACGGGCTGGTTCACGCCGACGGAGGCCGGCGTCGTTGCCGTCGTCTGGATCATTCTGGTGGTCATCCCCGCGCTCAACCGCGGACACATCAAGAAGATCCCTTACGATTTCTGCCTCGCCGGCCTGATCTTCTCGCTGCCGCTGATCACCATCGGCGCCGCCAATGCCTTCGGCTGGATGCTCGCCTATCTGCGCGGTGCGACCTATATCGCCGAGTGGATCACGTCGATCGCCGGTACCGACCCGCATCTGATCATGCTTTTGATGGTGCTGCTGTTCACCATCGTCGGCGACTTCATCGAGCCGGTGCCCACCATCATCATCTTCATGCCGCTGGTCAACGCGCTGACGGAAGCGGGCGACATCAACGCCGTGCACATGGGCGTAGTGCTGATCGCGACGCTCGCCTTCGGCCTGATCACGCCGCCTTACGGGCTGGTGCTGCTGATGGGCTCGAAATTCGTCGGCGTCAGCTTCGCCAAGGCGCTGCGCGCGGCGTTGCCGATCTATGTCGTGTTCCTGGCGACGATCGCGTTCGCGATCTATTTCCCGAGCGTGGTATTGTGGCTGCCGCGGCACGTGCTGCCCGAATCGGTCGGCTGCTTCAAGTCGCCGGCCGGGACGGGCTATATCTGTCCGCAATAGGCGCTACTTGCCCTTGCTGGTGAACTTCTTCACGGCGGTGCGGAAGTCTTCCGTGTTCATCGCC from Bradyrhizobium sp. CCBAU 53351 includes the following:
- a CDS encoding TRAP transporter substrate-binding protein gives rise to the protein MIARSMPRFFHGLTAAAAMLVVTGAGAQEVKHYRFAYDQPRNTGYSIAGDLFAEKLKELSKGTMIIDQYPGAQLGQEPQVLQLVKAGDVEFSIISSANTATISPQAGVMSLHYLFRDENHVVKGLADPRVFEALKTMIDETTQGLHVIATGSQGVRHMYARKEIRNVGDIKGAKIRVQATATEDTMFPAYGAQTVHMPFGSVYTSLQTGVVDVAENSINVYLVNKHYEVAPVLNITEHEANNALVFISDKLWQSLSAEQKGWVQAAANEVSTKEPQKAFDLERSAAEKLKKMGVKIVDNVDKKSFTAIADPYLDKLAKELGPHAEKIKDLIRSIN
- a CDS encoding GntR family transcriptional regulator, with amino-acid sequence MSDIHTADSMPVRRDDPDNVVARLEEDIIFGRLAPGARLTEDALMSRYGTSRHFVRQALVDAERRGIVRRERNVGATVRFYSAEEVRQIYEVREMLTRQAALMIPLPAPQGLIDELTALQRQYCAKADAQDLRGIHEANDAFHLALFTACGNPYLVRSLQDYMNLTLPMRAKNLADRDGLAQSRRQHEMMIELLRGRDSWALAQLCVDHMQFSKKDYLARIGGARA
- a CDS encoding TRAP transporter large permease, whose amino-acid sequence is MSAPVVLTLMTFCFLFFGYLGVPVPFSLMAGVFVGALLSDVSLAAIIQKIFDGVDSEALLAIPFFLLVGELMSSANVVVRIANLSVSLVGHIRGGLSQVVVVFSMFFSEMSGSTTADVAVMSRALGGPMKREGYEPAFIAAIIASASTIAALVPPSITAVVYGAVGNVSIAGLFMAGVVPGLMIGFGLMIYCYFFGPSGLRKPRAPLRQVVFAAGDAALPLMIPVILLGGILTGWFTPTEAGVVAVVWIILVVIPALNRGHIKKIPYDFCLAGLIFSLPLITIGAANAFGWMLAYLRGATYIAEWITSIAGTDPHLIMLLMVLLFTIVGDFIEPVPTIIIFMPLVNALTEAGDINAVHMGVVLIATLAFGLITPPYGLVLLMGSKFVGVSFAKALRAALPIYVVFLATIAFAIYFPSVVLWLPRHVLPESVGCFKSPAGTGYICPQ
- a CDS encoding nickel-binding protein, with product MELYVIRRPSAWANLNELEAAGAKSARIGNEQMSDRVRWIRSYVVHEADGRIGTFCIYEARDGESIREHARRVGMPGEEFYKVATTVVVRDDPTPQTAAAE
- a CDS encoding IlvD/Edd family dehydratase, whose product is MTSGLRKGLTSYGDAGFSLFLRKAFIKAMGYSDDALERPIVGITNTYSDYNPCHGNVPQIIEAAKRGVMLSGAMPFVFPTISIAESFAHPTSMYLRNLMAMDTEEMIRAQPMDSVIVIGGCDKTLPAQVMAAISADLPTVVIPVGPMVVGHHKGEVLGACTDCRRLWAKYRAGEMDDSEIEAVNGRLAPSVGTCMVMGTASTMACMIEAMGLSLPMSATIPAPHAERFRLAEASGKVAAEMAKTKGPKPSELLTPASFKNAQVVLQAIGGSTNGLIHLTAMAHRSPHRLDLGVFDQIGREVPVLVDLKPSGEHYMEHFHHAGGVPKLLAQLGDLVDLDARTISGQTLRDVVANAEDVPGQDAIRSRDNPIKKEGGLAVLHGNLAPRGAVIKQSAASPKLLKHTGRAVVFESVEDMTLRVDDPDLDVTADDVLVLRNAGPKGAPGMPEAGYLPIPKKLARGGTKDMVRISDARMSGTAFGTIVLHITPESAVGGPLALVQNGDMISLDVAKRSIELLVDAAELERRRAALKPAAAPEEARRGYAWLFNETIMQADEGCDFDFMQRTGKTETS
- a CDS encoding winged helix-turn-helix domain-containing protein, translated to MTLRFGPFELDEEGRALIHAQREVPLQPRVFDLLVYLTRNRDRVVTKAELLDTLWPDVTVTDNSLQRAVSMLRGVLRKGGMDGAVRNMPGRGYRFCIEGVSELQVAAPGARDEQAPDLRAQAQRAAAAQAWDEAAALFEAVDAVQPLEGADLHQWALALQCTGKADAALPLLARAVAAHTRAGKVPLAVVDAVTLSGLHFERGQAAIAKGWLARAEDWASEVEDPATTALILWMKSKVAAFEGEPEQALSLADVAYSTVRHKNALGIEALSLAYRGFYRLCLGDTRAGLADQDLAAAMALSSGDIDPIIGGILYCNILWAARMFGDWARADQWTLGYQKYCTESGMELTGSCQLHRSEVLGVRGSLGEALSRIQDSLARLTSDAPWATGDANRVLADIQAAIGNDDAAFEAYEKAYALGWCPEPGRAMLLLERGEAEAAYSSLERSLIGKSWWTLQRRGILFAHLALAAAHTGRHEQARELIEELSGSPDRWPMPSIRALTNEAQSVLAHARDDYEAALRHLHLARQLWSSIDGRVQAVRLRLRIAKLQLAHDDVRGASAEIHAAQLAAGELGSRKFEAACAALRGEADTRATGRAA
- a CDS encoding TRAP transporter small permease, which produces MAIADKLLVQRQRHLKWRALDWLELALMILCGVLCFGFSLSVTADIVTRTIGHPWLWLQEVTSTLFIYAIFVGTAAATRRNDHLYLTAISEAMHGTSRLIVEVIIRIVVLGVAFCLVWYGYQNYLRGFGSFRLPSGTPIASLYAIIPLSGVLIGLFTIEQLVNGLRNGFDHPEPPEEDGTPVVTDAQARAQL